Proteins from a genomic interval of Hoplias malabaricus isolate fHopMal1 chromosome 13, fHopMal1.hap1, whole genome shotgun sequence:
- the rrn3 gene encoding RNA polymerase I-specific transcription initiation factor RRN3 — protein MEVERDFLITPPMKTVRFGGSVVNTLAKLEQGDTSDYELIKHQLADPDIKDSQIINWLQEFRSCVTQLGKEHEQLIYCVLRLPWLGRSGAVVEEYLAFLSNLISAQTVYLRPCLKIIVSNFTPRRIRIKEGNVDISDSDDDDENLPRIFDQCHQALQLITRYVPSTSRFLMPILSENFPFVQKSSRALECYVHNLLRIVVYIPILRRDVLELIISKMLTLDVSAPRCEIEEAESSGQQNESSQEDCLFDMDDDDSELKDSQTVDRGMVHPVAERLDTLMVVLLAFIKDMCHVNGSLDVERAKGVYRDLVCVFDKLILPTHASCHVQYCLFYLCSFRMGLAEAFLDHLWKLLQSPSQPSVMRQAAAGYMGSFLARAKFLPIATVRACLDLLVPWLHLYIDSQDSGSKGFCDVSLHGPFYSVCQAVFYTLIFRHRAILEGSMKKGLAYLQGLNLERIVMCQLNPLKVCLPAVTNMFAAITRKYQLVFCYTIIERNNRQLLPIIRSSVGGDSIATNTNPLDTFFPFDPYLLKSSRKLFEPIYQVWEEPDCVMDTPKEDAKKGCVEDEDDFLHGETPQGDVLMGATPGSFDSHLRSPSSVGSPPVAFLQRPF, from the exons ATGGAAGTGGAGAGGGATTTTCTCATCACTCCTCCTATGAAAACTGTGCGTTTTGGGGGCAGTGTGGTCAACACATTGGCCAAACTGGAACAG GGAGATACGAGTGATTACGAGCTGATCAAGCATCAACTTGCTGATCCTGATATTAAG GACAGTCAGATTATTAACTGGCTGCAGGAGTTCAGAAGCTGTGTCACTCAGCTTGGAAAAGAACACGAGCAGCTCATTTACTGTGTTCTG AGGCTGCCGTGGCTGGGCCGGAGCGGAGCGGTGGTGGAGGAATATCTGGCATTTCTTAGTAACCTCATCTCGGCTCAGACGGTCTATCTCCGGCCGTGTCTCAAAATCATCGTCTCCAACTTCACTCCCC GAAGAATCAGAATCAAGGAAGGAAATGTGGACATTTCGGATTCTGACGATGACGACGAAA ACCTCCCCAGGATATTCGACCAATGCCACCAGGCTCTGCAGCTGATCACCAGATACGTTCCATC GACCAGTCGTTTCCTGATGCCCATCCTCAGTGAAAACTTTCCTTTTGTGCAGAAATCCTCCAGAGCTCTG gagtGTTATGTCCATAATCtgctgaggattgtggtgtaTATTCCCATTCTGAGGAGAGATGTGCTGGAGCTCATCATCAGCAAAATGCTCACTTTGGAT GTGAGCGCCCCCCGCTGTGAGATCGAGGAAGCGGAAAGTTCAGGTCAGCAGAATGAGAGCTCTCAGGAGGATTGTTTATTCGACATG GATGATGATGACTCTGAGCTGAAGGACTCCCAGACTGTGGATAGAGGGATGGTTCACCCAGTCGCAGAGAGACTGGACACACTGATGGTCGTCCTGCTGGCCTTCATTAAAGACATGTGTCATGTTAATG GTTCTCTAGATGTGGAGAGGGCTAAAGGGGTGTACAGagaccttgtgtgtgtgtttgacaaaCTCATTCTGCCCACACACGCCTCCTGCCACGTCCAGTACTGCCTCTTCTACCTCTGCAGCTTCCGCATG GGCCTGGCCGAGGCGTTTCTGGATCACCTGTGGAAGCTATTGCAGAGCCCCTCTCAGCCCTCTGTGATGAGGCAGGCCGCCGCTGGATACATGGGCAGCTTCCTGGCCAGAGCCAAGTTCCTGCCAATCGC AACTGTGCGAGCGTGTCTGGACCTGCTGGTTCCATGGCTGCACCTGTACATAGACAGTCAGGACTCTGGTTCTAAAGGGTTCTGCGATGTTTCTCTGCACGGCCCCTTCTACTCCGTCTGCCAAGCCGTCTTCTACACCCTCATCTTCAGACACAGAGCCATTCTGGAGGGAAGCATGAAAAAAG gTCTGGCGTATCTGCAGGGTCTGAATCTGGAGCGGATTGTGATGTGTCAGTTAAATCCTCTGAAAGTCTGTCTCCCAGCTGTTACAAACATGTTCGCTGCCATCAccag GAAATATCAGCTGGTTTTCTGCTACACCATCATCGAGAGGAATAACCGCCAGTTGTTACCCATCATCAGGAGCTCAGTGGGCGGAGACTCGATAGCCACCAACACTAACCCCCTGGACACCTTCTTCCCCTTTGACCCCTACCTGCTGAAGAG CTCTAGGAAGCTTTTTGAACCCATCTACCAGGTGTGGGAGGAGCCGGACTGCGTGATGGATACTCCAAAGGAAGATGCTAAAAAG ggttgtgtggaggatgaggatgatttTCTTCATGGAGAGACTCCTCAAGGTGATGTACTGATGGGGGCAACCCCTGGATCCTTCGACTCTCACCTGAGGAGCCCTAGCAGCGTGGGATCTCCACCTGTAGCCTTTCTGCAGCGGCCTTTCTGA